The proteins below come from a single Gossypium raimondii isolate GPD5lz chromosome 2, ASM2569854v1, whole genome shotgun sequence genomic window:
- the LOC105788844 gene encoding uncharacterized protein LOC105788844, whose protein sequence is MGRKADALYINPKKFGSLTKPCMKEMISFLNCMALNKVNDEKCVRQKDLLNACMDAQSTKNRKPWGSINYHLQRLNRGRK, encoded by the exons ATGGGCCGCAAAGCTGATGCGCTTTATATAAATCCAAAGAAATTTGGCTCTCTTACAAAACCTTGCATGAAGGAAATGATATCATTCCTAAATTGCATGGCTCTTAACAAGGTTAATGATGAAAAATGTGTCCGGCAGAAGGATCTTTTGAATGCTTGCATGGATGCTCAG TCTACCAAGAATAGGAAGCCATGGGGCAGCATTAATTACCACTTGCAGAGGCTTAACAGGGGAAGGAAGTAA